A section of the Streptomyces sp. Je 1-369 genome encodes:
- the thrS gene encoding threonine--tRNA ligase produces the protein MSDVRVIIQRDSEREERVVTTGTTAAELFPGERAIVAVRVAGELKDLAYVPGDGEEVEPVEISSEDGLNILRHSTAHVMAQAVQELFPDAKLGIGPPIRDGFYYDFDVKEPFTPEDLKRIEKKMQEIQKRGQRFSRRVTTDDDARVELADEPYKLELIGLKGNAAQAADGADAEVGAGELTIYDNLDAKTGELCWKDLCRGPHLPSTRVIPAFKLMRSAAAYWRGSEKNPQLQRIYGTAWPSKDELKAHLEFLAEAEKRDHRKLGSELDLFSFPEELGPGLAVFHPKGGVIRKVMEDYSRRRHEVSGYEFVNTPHISKEKLFEISGHLPHYAEGMFPPIEFDEQNYRLKAMNCPMHNLIFKSRGRSYRELPLRLFEFGTVYRYEKSGVVHGLTRSRGFTQDDSHIYCTKDQMPQELDTLLTFVLDLLRDYGLTEFELELSTRDDSDKFIGTDEDWAEATEALRLAAEKQNLPLVPDPGGAAYYGPKISVQAKDAIGRSWQMSTIQVDFNQPKRFNLEYTAADGSRQQPVMIHRALFGSIERFFGVLLEHYAGAFPAWLAPVQAVGIPIGDAHIPYLREFAEKAKEQGLRVEVDASSDRMQKKIRNQQKAKVPFMVIAGDEDMSNNSVSFRYRDGSQENGIPVDEAIAKIAKAVEDRVQV, from the coding sequence GTGTCAGACGTCCGTGTGATCATCCAACGCGATTCCGAGCGGGAAGAGCGCGTGGTGACGACGGGCACTACGGCCGCCGAGCTCTTCCCCGGTGAGCGCGCCATCGTCGCCGTGCGCGTGGCCGGCGAGCTGAAGGACCTCGCGTACGTGCCGGGCGACGGCGAGGAGGTCGAGCCCGTCGAGATCTCCTCCGAGGACGGCCTGAACATCCTGCGCCACTCGACCGCGCACGTCATGGCGCAGGCCGTGCAGGAGCTCTTCCCCGACGCCAAGCTCGGCATCGGCCCGCCCATCCGGGACGGCTTCTACTACGACTTCGACGTCAAGGAGCCCTTCACCCCCGAGGACCTCAAGCGCATCGAGAAGAAGATGCAGGAGATCCAGAAGCGCGGGCAGAGGTTCTCGCGGCGCGTCACCACCGACGACGACGCCCGCGTCGAGCTCGCCGACGAGCCGTACAAGCTGGAGCTCATCGGCCTCAAGGGCAACGCCGCCCAGGCCGCCGACGGCGCCGACGCCGAGGTGGGCGCGGGCGAGCTGACCATCTACGACAACCTCGACGCGAAGACCGGCGAGCTGTGCTGGAAGGACCTCTGCCGGGGCCCGCACCTGCCCAGCACCCGCGTCATCCCCGCGTTCAAGCTGATGCGCTCCGCCGCCGCCTACTGGCGAGGCAGTGAGAAGAACCCGCAGCTCCAGCGCATCTACGGCACCGCATGGCCGTCGAAGGACGAGCTGAAGGCGCACCTGGAGTTCCTCGCCGAGGCCGAGAAGCGCGACCACCGCAAGCTCGGCTCCGAGCTCGACCTCTTCTCCTTCCCCGAGGAGCTCGGCCCGGGCCTCGCGGTCTTCCACCCCAAGGGCGGTGTGATCCGCAAGGTCATGGAGGACTACTCGCGGCGCCGCCACGAGGTCTCCGGGTACGAGTTCGTGAACACCCCGCACATCTCGAAGGAGAAGCTCTTCGAGATCTCGGGTCACCTGCCGCACTACGCGGAGGGCATGTTCCCGCCCATCGAGTTCGACGAGCAGAACTACCGCCTCAAGGCGATGAACTGCCCGATGCACAACCTGATCTTCAAGTCGCGCGGGCGTTCCTACCGTGAGCTGCCGCTGCGCCTCTTCGAGTTCGGCACCGTCTACCGGTACGAGAAGTCGGGCGTCGTGCACGGCCTGACCCGCTCGCGCGGCTTCACGCAGGACGACTCGCACATCTACTGCACCAAGGACCAGATGCCGCAGGAGCTCGACACGCTCCTGACCTTCGTGCTCGACCTGCTGCGGGACTACGGCCTGACCGAGTTCGAGCTGGAGCTGTCCACCCGCGACGACTCCGACAAGTTCATCGGCACGGACGAGGACTGGGCGGAGGCCACGGAGGCGCTGCGGCTCGCCGCCGAGAAGCAGAACCTGCCGCTGGTGCCGGACCCGGGCGGCGCCGCGTACTACGGGCCGAAGATCTCGGTGCAGGCGAAGGACGCGATCGGGCGGTCCTGGCAGATGTCGACCATTCAGGTCGACTTCAACCAGCCCAAGCGGTTCAACCTGGAGTACACGGCGGCGGACGGCTCGCGCCAGCAGCCCGTCATGATCCACCGTGCCCTGTTCGGCTCCATCGAGCGGTTCTTCGGGGTGCTCCTCGAGCACTACGCCGGTGCGTTCCCCGCCTGGCTCGCGCCCGTGCAGGCCGTCGGCATCCCGATCGGCGACGCGCACATCCCCTACCTCCGCGAGTTCGCCGAGAAGGCGAAGGAGCAGGGGCTGCGGGTCGAGGTGGACGCGTCGTCCGACCGCATGCAGAAGAAGATCCGCAACCAGCAGAAGGCCAAGGTGCCCTTCATGGTCATCGCGGGCGACGAGGACATGAGCAACAACTCCGTGTCCTTCCGCTACCGCGACGGCTCGCAGGAGAACGGCATCCCCGTCGACGAGGCCATCGCCAAGATCGCGAAGGCGGTCGAGGACCGCGTCCAGGTCTGA
- a CDS encoding DUF4365 domain-containing protein, with protein MALAQPDQGGLLPERIAPPRGTLATTACMETLQVGYLHAVAAAAGCSLSQPFPDNGIDWHVSHSAPGHTVDDEVTIKVQLKCTYQIPPNPTGPAFSFTLDNPHLEKLARTPVSVHKILVVMLVPRSQDDWLRAGHDRLDLRHCCYWTNLAGHPVTGRRRTTVRVPTSRIFDDRALCEIMTRVGTGGKP; from the coding sequence ATGGCGCTCGCGCAGCCCGACCAGGGTGGGCTGCTGCCCGAGCGGATCGCACCGCCGCGCGGCACACTCGCCACCACCGCCTGCATGGAGACACTTCAAGTGGGCTATCTGCACGCCGTCGCGGCGGCCGCGGGCTGCTCGCTCTCCCAGCCCTTTCCGGACAACGGCATCGACTGGCACGTCAGCCACAGCGCCCCCGGGCACACGGTCGACGACGAGGTCACCATCAAGGTCCAGCTCAAGTGCACGTACCAGATACCGCCGAACCCGACGGGGCCCGCCTTCTCCTTCACGCTCGACAACCCGCACCTGGAGAAGCTCGCCCGCACCCCGGTCTCGGTCCACAAGATCCTGGTCGTGATGCTCGTGCCCCGCTCCCAGGACGACTGGCTGCGCGCCGGTCACGACCGGCTCGACCTGCGGCACTGCTGCTACTGGACCAATCTCGCCGGGCACCCCGTGACCGGCCGGCGCAGGACCACCGTGCGCGTCCCGACCTCGCGGATCTTCGACGACCGCGCCCTCTGCGAGATCATGACGCGCGTCGGAACGGGAGGGAAACCCTGA
- a CDS encoding 3'-5' exonuclease has translation MTCWYEGPLAAFDTETTGVDVETDRIVSASVVVQQGAGTRPRITRWLVNPGVPVPAAATAVHGLTEDHLQRTGRWPAPVMEEIARDLAEQGAAGRPIVVMNAPFDLTILDRELRRHRASSLSRYTEGSSLCVIDPRVLDKQLDRYRKGRRTLTDLCAHYEVELSEAHDAAADAQAAMDVVRAVGRRFAGRLERLSPAELHTLQAVWHAAQARGLQAWFAKSGSPETVDPAWPLRPDLPAAA, from the coding sequence ATGACGTGCTGGTACGAAGGCCCCTTGGCCGCATTCGACACGGAGACCACGGGCGTCGACGTCGAGACCGACCGGATCGTGTCGGCCTCGGTCGTCGTCCAGCAGGGCGCGGGAACCCGGCCGCGCATCACTCGCTGGCTGGTAAATCCGGGCGTACCCGTGCCCGCGGCCGCCACCGCGGTGCACGGACTGACGGAGGATCATCTGCAGCGCACGGGCCGCTGGCCCGCGCCGGTGATGGAGGAGATAGCGCGCGATCTGGCCGAGCAGGGAGCGGCGGGCAGGCCGATCGTGGTGATGAACGCGCCGTTCGATCTGACCATTCTGGACCGGGAGTTGCGCAGGCACCGCGCCTCGTCGCTGAGCCGCTACACGGAGGGCTCTTCGCTGTGCGTGATCGACCCGCGGGTCCTGGACAAGCAGCTGGACCGCTACCGCAAGGGGCGCCGGACGCTCACCGATCTGTGTGCGCACTACGAGGTGGAGCTGTCGGAGGCGCATGACGCGGCGGCGGACGCGCAGGCGGCCATGGATGTGGTGCGTGCGGTGGGACGGCGTTTCGCGGGGCGCCTCGAGCGACTCTCACCGGCCGAGCTGCACACGTTGCAGGCGGTCTGGCATGCGGCGCAGGCGCGCGGGCTGCAGGCGTGGTTCGCGAAGAGCGGCTCTCCGGAGACGGTGGACCCGGCGTGGCCGCTGCGTCCCGATCTTCCTGCGGCGGCCTGA
- a CDS encoding SRPBCC family protein, whose amino-acid sequence MDWCHYRFRSVWELPGAPTGVFAALEQAEDYPQWWPQVREVTPLDDRSGIVRFRSFLPYDLVVTARERRNDPAAGVLEIAMSGDLDGWARWTLTATPDGTRARYDQEVEVRKALMRRLSVPGRPLFRLNHALMMRAGQRGLAARLRAA is encoded by the coding sequence ATGGACTGGTGCCACTACCGCTTCCGCAGCGTCTGGGAACTGCCCGGAGCGCCTACCGGCGTCTTCGCCGCGCTGGAACAGGCCGAGGACTATCCGCAGTGGTGGCCGCAGGTGCGCGAGGTGACACCGCTGGACGACCGCAGCGGCATCGTCCGCTTCCGGTCCTTCCTGCCGTACGACCTGGTCGTCACCGCACGGGAGCGGCGCAACGACCCCGCGGCCGGGGTCCTGGAGATCGCCATGAGCGGAGACCTGGACGGCTGGGCGCGCTGGACGCTCACGGCCACCCCGGACGGCACCCGCGCCCGCTACGATCAGGAGGTCGAGGTGCGCAAAGCCCTGATGCGACGCCTCTCCGTCCCCGGGCGTCCGCTGTTCCGGCTCAACCACGCCCTGATGATGCGCGCCGGACAGCGCGGCCTCGCGGCCCGTCTGCGAGCGGCCTGA
- a CDS encoding SCO7613 C-terminal domain-containing membrane protein: MTNIPPPAEELRILDWELRQLEARRTQLLQRRAWLLGVLRAAGPAGPPPRPAGPPAPDATPPSVQNVLLALGGVLLTFAAIAFTVVSWGHLGIGGRSAVLGAVTLAALGTPAVLLRRSLRSTAEAVAGLGLALTVLDAYALRHLALPDVNAFGYAAATSAVLAALWGGYGLLLRKLRLPLPIAVVAAQLPLVLWAGAAHADAYVMTAALLVTAAFDTALALWAGISSVRSAATAGACVLGLWGVASAGWLSVQASGPGGAARAGVLLLFAAGIALAAARWAKGAEVVSGAAGACGLLVVAASGGVLRTVLPAEWTVPAYLACGLALLAVVRTSLPWTLRRGILAASAVVQGLAALWALPVAAVALLGPFGWGTRVWSGAHGDARDALLLELPLPHPLLAPLVLGAVAAVLSVTAGPLGESARRAARFGAPVLLWSAVVALPAALRLPYGAGVAAQLLATAVLLAVAARTASAVPALTASALAAVSSASVAFLSLATTTATLSTLGVLTALHLAACVRPARAGSPTPGAAALAACASLASATALVCASGAAWGLRPEHIGLLSLTVPALAAAAAARLGTHPLTPPVEIMAAVSGAVAVVLAAGDAPVLSLVLALCGVIASGTALRADRRSVGYAAGVLFVLASWVRLASWEVSAPEAYTLPVTVPALLIGLLRRRRDPAASSWTAYGPGLAVTLLPSLAAAWGDVYWQRPLLLGTAALVLTLVGAHYRLRAPLVLGGTVLALDALHELAPYIVQVADALPRWLPPALAGLLLLAVGATYEQRLRDARRFRNVLNRMH; the protein is encoded by the coding sequence ATGACGAATATTCCGCCCCCGGCCGAGGAGCTGCGCATCCTCGACTGGGAGCTGCGCCAACTGGAGGCGCGCAGAACGCAGTTGCTGCAGCGCCGGGCCTGGCTGCTCGGTGTCCTGCGCGCGGCGGGCCCGGCCGGGCCGCCCCCTCGTCCGGCCGGGCCGCCCGCCCCCGACGCCACGCCGCCGAGCGTGCAGAACGTCCTGCTCGCGCTGGGCGGGGTGCTCCTGACCTTCGCCGCGATCGCGTTCACGGTGGTGAGCTGGGGCCACTTGGGGATCGGTGGCCGCAGTGCGGTCCTGGGTGCGGTGACGCTGGCGGCGCTCGGTACGCCCGCGGTCCTGCTGCGGCGCTCGCTGCGCTCGACGGCGGAGGCGGTGGCGGGCCTCGGTCTGGCGCTGACCGTCCTCGACGCGTACGCGCTGCGCCACCTCGCGCTCCCGGACGTGAACGCCTTCGGGTACGCGGCCGCCACCTCCGCGGTCCTGGCCGCGCTCTGGGGCGGGTACGGGCTGCTGCTCCGGAAGTTGCGGCTGCCACTGCCGATCGCGGTCGTGGCGGCGCAGCTCCCCCTGGTCCTGTGGGCGGGCGCCGCGCACGCCGACGCGTACGTGATGACGGCCGCGCTGCTCGTGACGGCTGCCTTCGACACGGCGCTCGCCCTGTGGGCGGGGATCAGTTCGGTGCGGTCCGCCGCCACGGCCGGTGCCTGCGTGCTGGGTCTGTGGGGTGTGGCGAGCGCCGGGTGGCTCTCCGTGCAGGCGTCGGGTCCCGGCGGGGCGGCTCGCGCGGGCGTGCTGCTGCTGTTCGCCGCGGGGATCGCGCTGGCCGCCGCGCGGTGGGCGAAGGGCGCCGAGGTGGTGAGCGGTGCGGCCGGTGCCTGCGGTCTGCTCGTGGTGGCCGCGTCGGGCGGGGTGCTGCGGACCGTGCTGCCCGCGGAGTGGACGGTTCCCGCCTACCTGGCGTGCGGGCTGGCGCTGTTGGCCGTCGTGCGCACCTCGCTGCCCTGGACGCTGCGGCGCGGGATTCTCGCGGCGTCGGCCGTGGTGCAGGGGCTCGCGGCGCTGTGGGCGCTGCCGGTCGCGGCGGTCGCCCTGCTGGGACCGTTCGGCTGGGGGACGCGCGTCTGGTCGGGTGCGCACGGCGACGCCCGGGACGCGCTGCTGCTCGAACTCCCGCTGCCGCACCCGCTCCTGGCTCCGCTGGTGCTGGGAGCCGTCGCCGCCGTGCTCTCCGTGACGGCGGGGCCGCTGGGCGAGTCGGCGCGGCGGGCGGCACGGTTCGGGGCGCCGGTGCTGCTGTGGTCCGCGGTCGTGGCGCTGCCGGCCGCGCTCCGTCTGCCGTACGGGGCCGGGGTGGCGGCACAGCTCCTTGCGACCGCCGTCCTTCTCGCCGTGGCCGCGCGTACCGCGTCGGCCGTGCCCGCGCTGACCGCTTCGGCCCTCGCGGCGGTGTCCTCGGCGAGCGTCGCGTTCCTGTCGCTGGCGACCACGACGGCGACCCTCTCCACGCTCGGCGTGCTGACGGCGCTGCATCTCGCGGCCTGTGTGCGTCCGGCGCGGGCCGGATCGCCCACTCCCGGCGCCGCGGCGCTCGCCGCCTGCGCCTCCCTTGCCTCCGCCACGGCGCTGGTCTGCGCGTCGGGTGCCGCGTGGGGGCTGCGTCCCGAGCACATCGGGCTGCTCTCCCTGACGGTCCCGGCGCTCGCCGCCGCGGCCGCGGCCCGCCTCGGCACGCACCCCCTGACGCCGCCCGTGGAGATCATGGCGGCCGTCTCCGGAGCCGTCGCGGTCGTCCTCGCCGCGGGGGACGCCCCCGTCCTGTCGCTCGTCCTCGCGCTCTGCGGGGTCATCGCGTCCGGCACCGCGCTGCGGGCGGACCGCCGTTCCGTCGGGTACGCGGCCGGGGTGCTGTTCGTCCTGGCGAGCTGGGTGCGCCTCGCGTCGTGGGAGGTGTCGGCCCCGGAGGCGTACACCCTTCCGGTGACCGTCCCCGCACTGCTCATCGGCTTGCTGCGGCGGCGGCGCGACCCGGCGGCCTCCTCCTGGACGGCCTACGGTCCGGGCCTCGCGGTGACGCTGCTCCCGAGCCTCGCGGCCGCCTGGGGCGACGTGTACTGGCAGCGTCCGCTGCTGCTCGGCACGGCGGCCCTCGTCCTGACGCTGGTGGGTGCCCACTACCGGCTGCGCGCCCCGCTGGTGCTCGGCGGCACGGTCCTCGCGCTGGACGCGCTGCACGAACTGGCCCCGTACATCGTGCAGGTCGCGGACGCGCTGCCGCGCTGGCTGCCGCCCGCGCTCGCGGGTCTGCTGCTGCTCGCGGTCGGCGCCACGTACGAGCAACGGCTGCGCGACGCACGCCGGTTCCGGAATGTCCTGAACCGAATGCACTGA
- a CDS encoding TIGR02611 family protein codes for MNTGSNDSAGVTDPAAGAKSDPPLGSRAPQYVQSRRVLHLSWQVGVFIVGLAVVVAGIIMLPLPGPGWLVIFGGMAIWATEFVWAQLVLRWTKRKVTEAAQRALDPKVRRRNIILTTIGLVIVAVLVAVYVWKFGIEMPWKIKE; via the coding sequence ATGAATACGGGGAGTAACGATTCGGCGGGGGTCACGGATCCGGCCGCCGGAGCCAAGTCCGACCCGCCGCTCGGCTCGCGGGCTCCGCAGTACGTCCAGTCCCGCCGGGTGCTGCATCTGAGCTGGCAGGTGGGCGTCTTCATCGTCGGTCTCGCGGTCGTCGTCGCGGGCATCATCATGCTGCCGCTGCCGGGTCCCGGATGGCTGGTGATCTTCGGCGGCATGGCGATCTGGGCGACCGAGTTCGTCTGGGCCCAGCTGGTGCTCCGCTGGACGAAACGCAAGGTCACCGAGGCGGCACAGCGCGCACTCGACCCGAAGGTGCGCCGCCGCAACATCATCCTGACCACGATCGGCCTCGTGATCGTCGCGGTGCTCGTCGCCGTCTACGTGTGGAAGTTCGGCATCGAGATGCCGTGGAAGATCAAGGAGTGA
- a CDS encoding SsgA family sporulation/cell division regulator, whose protein sequence is MNTTVSCELHLRLVVSSESSLPVPAGLRYDTADPYAVHATFHTGAEETVEWVFARDLLAEGLHRPTGTGDVRVWPSRSHGQGVVCIALSSPEGEALLEAPARALESFLKRTDAAVPPGTEHRHFDLDTELSHILAES, encoded by the coding sequence ATGAACACCACGGTCAGCTGCGAGCTGCACCTGCGCCTCGTTGTGTCGAGCGAGTCCTCACTGCCTGTTCCCGCAGGACTGCGGTATGACACGGCCGATCCCTATGCCGTGCACGCCACCTTCCACACCGGAGCCGAGGAAACCGTCGAGTGGGTCTTCGCCCGCGACCTCCTCGCCGAGGGCCTGCACCGGCCCACCGGTACCGGCGACGTCCGAGTCTGGCCGTCCCGGAGCCACGGTCAGGGCGTCGTCTGCATCGCCCTGAGCTCTCCGGAAGGTGAGGCTCTGCTCGAGGCCCCGGCGCGGGCCCTGGAATCCTTTCTCAAGCGAACGGACGCAGCCGTGCCACCCGGTACGGAACACCGCCACTTCGACCTCGACACGGAGCTCTCACACATCCTGGCCGAGAGCTAA
- a CDS encoding CGNR zinc finger domain-containing protein, translating to MLITHDTRCSLDAVVDLVNTAPETNGTDGLANVAALGDFVRSHDVSDVGALSEGDLADVHRIRARFGEVFAHPEPQAASTILNDLIARAGTTPRLTDHDGYDWHVHYFAPGASVADHLAADCGMALAFFVVAGEQERLRRCEAPDCRHAFVDLSRNRSRRYCDSRTCGNRLHVAAYRARRKEASGQSVP from the coding sequence GTGCTGATCACCCACGACACCCGGTGTTCTCTCGACGCCGTGGTCGATCTGGTGAACACCGCACCGGAGACGAACGGCACGGACGGGCTCGCGAACGTGGCGGCGCTCGGTGATTTCGTACGGAGCCACGACGTGAGCGACGTCGGGGCGCTCTCGGAGGGCGACCTCGCCGACGTGCACCGCATCCGCGCCCGCTTCGGCGAGGTCTTCGCGCACCCCGAACCGCAGGCCGCCTCCACGATCCTCAACGACCTGATCGCGAGGGCGGGCACCACGCCGCGCCTCACCGACCACGACGGCTACGACTGGCACGTCCACTACTTCGCGCCCGGCGCGTCCGTCGCGGACCACCTGGCTGCCGACTGCGGGATGGCGCTGGCGTTCTTCGTGGTCGCGGGCGAGCAGGAACGGCTGCGGCGCTGTGAGGCCCCGGACTGCCGGCACGCCTTCGTCGACCTCTCGCGCAACCGTTCGCGGCGCTACTGCGACAGCCGCACCTGCGGCAACCGCCTGCACGTCGCCGCGTACCGCGCCCGCCGCAAGGAGGCCTCGGGCCAGAGCGTCCCCTAG